Proteins from one Candidatus Eisenbacteria bacterium genomic window:
- a CDS encoding WG repeat-containing protein translates to MLQRRTFTVWLLASALAFAGAVLCAGNPTAGSVDSARNRDALFPILVRGRWGFIDRSGHIVVRPTFERIVAAAKIGSAGADRGKPDDLFMAPAVEPETTAIVAVESHGKWGFVDRRGLPLPRRFDEVGAFSEGMAPVRQGLLWGFVNTLGVIAVPLNFDAVGDFLGGCAIVSQSLGYGLIDYEGLFVVKPRFEALRPADSVFHDNRALFTLFGKNGYVSRAGTIAIPAMFDAASPFSEGLAAVTRGGRTGYVDTSGRMVIAPRQWTAERFHRGRAVVLVNARYGYIDRSGAYVAEPQFTDARAFGTNDQAVAWKGPTRGLVDLSGQWSAVRIEELQRIDDSLSVAVVAGHNRLIRRTTGEMVREYPWAELGQFSEGIAHMRGSDGRVGFIDLDGRVLIPPRFRRVGRFDRGLCKAATRDTLGYIERGGAWVWSTRFR, encoded by the coding sequence ATGCTGCAACGCCGAACCTTCACCGTCTGGCTCCTGGCTAGCGCACTCGCTTTCGCTGGAGCCGTCCTGTGCGCGGGGAACCCCACCGCCGGATCCGTCGATTCAGCAAGGAACCGGGACGCGCTCTTCCCCATCCTGGTGCGGGGCCGATGGGGATTCATCGATCGGTCCGGCCACATCGTGGTCCGGCCGACGTTCGAGCGCATCGTGGCTGCGGCAAAGATTGGATCGGCCGGCGCCGACCGAGGTAAGCCCGACGATCTCTTCATGGCTCCCGCGGTGGAGCCCGAGACCACGGCGATCGTGGCAGTGGAGTCCCACGGGAAGTGGGGGTTCGTCGACCGACGAGGCCTGCCGCTTCCGAGGCGTTTCGACGAGGTCGGCGCGTTCAGCGAGGGCATGGCCCCCGTTCGGCAGGGGTTGCTGTGGGGCTTCGTGAACACGCTGGGCGTGATTGCCGTCCCTCTGAACTTCGACGCGGTGGGAGACTTTCTAGGCGGCTGCGCGATCGTGAGCCAGAGCTTGGGCTACGGCTTGATCGACTACGAGGGGCTCTTCGTGGTCAAGCCACGCTTCGAGGCGCTCCGGCCGGCGGACTCGGTGTTCCACGACAACCGGGCGCTCTTCACGTTGTTCGGCAAGAACGGATATGTGTCTCGTGCCGGCACCATCGCGATACCCGCGATGTTCGACGCCGCATCGCCGTTCTCGGAAGGGCTGGCCGCGGTGACGCGGGGCGGTCGGACCGGCTACGTCGACACCAGCGGACGGATGGTGATCGCGCCGCGGCAGTGGACCGCCGAGCGCTTCCACCGCGGCCGAGCCGTCGTGCTCGTCAACGCCAGGTACGGGTACATCGATCGGAGCGGCGCCTACGTCGCCGAGCCCCAGTTCACCGACGCGCGCGCGTTCGGAACCAACGACCAGGCGGTGGCGTGGAAGGGACCGACCCGAGGCCTGGTCGATCTCTCCGGTCAATGGAGCGCCGTGCGCATCGAGGAGCTGCAGCGCATCGACGACAGCCTGTCGGTCGCAGTCGTCGCGGGCCACAACAGGCTGATTCGGCGTACCACCGGCGAAATGGTGCGCGAGTATCCATGGGCAGAACTGGGGCAGTTCAGCGAGGGGATCGCTCACATGCGCGGATCCGACGGTCGAGTGGGCTTCATCGATCTCGATGGGCGCGTGCTGATCCCGCCTCGATTCCGACGCGTGGGCCGCTTCGATCGTGGACTCTGCAAGGCCGCCACCCGCGACACGCTGGGCTACATCGAGCGGGGCGGAGCCTGGGTCTGGTCGACCCGCTTTCGTTGA
- a CDS encoding ice-binding family protein: MLVAMAGCGSDDNPSAPAGDTVAPTVSSTNPINGATGVAVITASFSEAMNASTITTTTFTVTAPGPTPVTGTVTYNASTRIAKFTPTSALAASTSYTATITTGAKDVGGNGLATNHVWSFTTSAAAGSQASVVLGAAGAFAVLAGSTVTSTGATALTGDLGVSPGTAVTGFPPGTVTGATHAGDATSATAMIDLTTAYADAAGRTVAPVTVAGNLGGLTLPPGLYKSTSSLSISSGDLTLDAQGDANAVFIFQMASTLTTTSGRAVILSGGAKASNVFWQVGSSATLGTTSAFKGTIMADQSITLGTGATLEGRALARIGAVTLAGNTVVVPAP; the protein is encoded by the coding sequence TTGCTGGTCGCGATGGCTGGATGTGGTTCGGATGACAACCCCAGCGCACCCGCAGGAGACACCGTCGCGCCGACGGTGAGCTCTACCAACCCCATCAATGGCGCCACGGGCGTTGCGGTCATTACGGCATCGTTCAGTGAGGCGATGAACGCCTCGACGATCACGACGACCACTTTCACCGTGACCGCCCCCGGTCCGACTCCTGTGACTGGAACCGTCACCTACAACGCGTCGACTCGCATTGCGAAGTTCACTCCCACGAGCGCCCTCGCCGCCAGCACGTCTTATACGGCGACGATCACGACCGGGGCCAAAGATGTCGGCGGCAATGGGCTGGCGACGAACCACGTATGGAGTTTCACGACGTCGGCGGCGGCAGGCAGCCAGGCGTCGGTGGTTCTCGGCGCGGCCGGAGCTTTCGCGGTTCTGGCAGGTTCGACCGTCACCAGCACGGGTGCAACCGCTCTGACCGGAGACCTGGGTGTGAGCCCGGGAACCGCGGTGACCGGCTTCCCGCCGGGAACCGTGACTGGAGCGACCCACGCTGGCGATGCCACCTCGGCGACTGCCATGATCGATCTCACCACGGCCTACGCCGACGCCGCCGGACGAACCGTGGCGCCTGTCACCGTTGCCGGGAATCTCGGCGGTTTGACCCTGCCTCCGGGTCTTTATAAGTCCACGTCCTCGCTCTCGATCTCCTCGGGTGATCTCACACTCGACGCCCAGGGTGACGCGAATGCCGTTTTCATTTTCCAGATGGCATCGACCCTTACCACGACATCCGGCCGAGCCGTCATCCTGAGCGGGGGCGCCAAGGCTTCGAATGTCTTCTGGCAGGTGGGGAGCTCGGCGACCCTGGGAACGACGTCGGCGTTCAAAGGCACCATCATGGCGGATCAGTCGATCACCCTGGGTACCGGGGCGACGTTGGAGGGCAGAGCACTGGCACGGATCGGCGCAGTGACGCTGGCCGGCAATACCGTCGTAGTGCCCGCCCCATAG